A portion of the Polyangia bacterium genome contains these proteins:
- a CDS encoding S8 family serine peptidase has protein sequence MTNANHDEISRGREHRLSLVRTVEPVLVELRYSRRLAEMAAEGRRDVDVGVLPRLDGVEWDGSFALIPLRSPHRRPGPHAAVDLEPRWAIDPAMEASAFIARAWTEPAARKGLAEAANRDGAVAAVSADLPISFSSLERRTAATGQLDTVRHLLGTDVLAANGFNGAGVFVAVIDAGINRPFLERGAARIQFDEAISWSAGEKTRPYTFPVGHGTMCAFDVAVAAPVCTVLDVAAFRPYQPHPNDDAGPLDVMLSDAIRAFGHLCELMVTNAKQGRLRSLVVSCSWEVDIAHDHPPDSSSNYGSNPDHALNKLVGQLALLGADIVFSAGNTSSDERENAPRPISGANSHPSVLTVGAVDVESQRLPISRPGPGVFFSEKPDVAAFARFAGSAIMGGSVPDDGTSAACALAAGVIAAVRSGFPYDPRRPETSPAALRAIIKKQARHIGSQGFDHDSGWGVIDAAAIAEALTAPPANYRPPDWLHREPTVDLRPRR, from the coding sequence GTGACGAACGCGAACCACGACGAGATCAGCCGAGGTCGAGAACACCGGCTGTCCTTGGTTCGCACTGTCGAGCCGGTGCTGGTCGAGTTGCGGTACTCGCGCCGTCTCGCGGAGATGGCCGCGGAGGGACGCCGTGACGTCGACGTCGGCGTGCTGCCCCGCCTGGACGGCGTGGAATGGGATGGTTCGTTCGCGCTGATCCCGCTGCGGTCGCCGCATCGCCGTCCGGGCCCCCACGCGGCGGTCGATCTGGAACCGCGCTGGGCGATCGATCCGGCAATGGAGGCCAGCGCGTTCATCGCCCGCGCCTGGACCGAACCGGCGGCGCGCAAAGGGTTGGCAGAAGCGGCGAACCGCGATGGCGCAGTGGCGGCTGTTTCGGCCGACCTTCCGATTTCATTTTCGTCGCTGGAGCGACGGACCGCTGCCACCGGACAGCTGGACACGGTTCGTCATCTGCTGGGCACCGACGTGCTGGCGGCGAACGGCTTCAACGGCGCGGGCGTTTTCGTCGCCGTTATCGACGCGGGAATCAATCGCCCGTTCCTCGAGCGCGGCGCCGCTCGCATTCAATTTGACGAAGCGATCAGCTGGTCGGCGGGCGAAAAGACGCGCCCGTATACCTTTCCCGTCGGGCACGGCACGATGTGCGCATTCGATGTGGCGGTGGCGGCGCCGGTATGCACCGTCCTCGACGTGGCGGCCTTTCGTCCCTATCAGCCGCATCCCAACGACGACGCTGGGCCGCTGGACGTCATGCTCAGCGACGCGATTCGTGCCTTCGGGCACCTGTGCGAGCTGATGGTGACCAACGCCAAGCAAGGACGTCTGCGCTCGCTGGTGGTGTCGTGCAGCTGGGAAGTGGACATCGCGCACGATCATCCGCCCGACAGCTCATCGAACTATGGCTCGAACCCCGACCACGCGTTGAACAAGTTGGTTGGCCAGCTGGCCCTGCTGGGCGCGGACATCGTTTTTTCGGCCGGAAACACCTCATCCGACGAACGTGAGAACGCGCCTCGCCCGATCAGCGGTGCCAACTCACACCCGTCGGTACTGACCGTGGGAGCGGTCGACGTCGAATCGCAACGGTTGCCCATCTCGCGGCCCGGCCCGGGGGTTTTTTTTTCGGAGAAACCGGACGTGGCGGCCTTCGCGCGCTTTGCCGGCTCGGCGATCATGGGCGGCAGCGTTCCCGACGACGGCACGTCGGCGGCCTGCGCGCTGGCCGCCGGGGTGATCGCCGCCGTGCGCTCTGGTTTTCCCTATGATCCGCGCCGTCCCGAAACGTCGCCGGCGGCGCTGCGCGCGATCATCAAGAAGCAAGCGCGCCACATCGGTTCGCAAGGATTTGATCACGACAGTGGCTGGGGCGTCATCGATGCGGCGGCCATCGCCGAAGCGTTGACCGCGCCCCCCGCGAACTATCGACCACCCGATTGGTTGCACCGGGAGCCGACGGTCGATTTGCGCCCGCGACGATAA
- a CDS encoding DUF1552 domain-containing protein: MNHQRFSRRAFIKRMGASAAMVPLLHAERAKGATADGFPKRFVSVVWTNGIIGSTFFPTSPDLTTAPLLGTLSPLEQWKSKMIVTQGLDMKILLDYNRQYDGHFSYPTLLTGTAENKSESTNGMGPSLDQVISDDLRTKGVTLTVPALHLGVKSSPGGQPSTWRAAMQKNAPETDPNRLFTTLFSSAAMPTMQVDTLRLRRQSVLDYLSKDLTSFSARLGTDDRTKIQAHQASVRELEMELQTATTMPTTCMPPAQPATGIKDNPTLIKSMFDLTSVALICDVTRVATFDLFCDGGGDGNSFPQAGSTRDYHTVAHDQSASVEKTKIDNWLFTQVAGMIKQLDGAMEAGGTVLDHSVVLTATDMDNGANHYIGNIPFVLIGSCGGYFKTGRMVKYSKIPHNRLLATLGNAMGMTLTSFGAKGYEGTLDDLAA; this comes from the coding sequence ATGAACCATCAACGATTCTCGCGCCGGGCATTTATCAAGCGAATGGGCGCCAGCGCGGCCATGGTGCCGCTGCTTCATGCCGAGCGCGCGAAGGGCGCGACGGCCGACGGCTTCCCAAAGCGGTTCGTCAGCGTCGTGTGGACCAATGGCATCATTGGCAGCACGTTCTTTCCCACGTCGCCCGATCTGACGACGGCGCCGCTGCTGGGGACGTTGTCGCCGCTTGAGCAATGGAAGTCCAAGATGATCGTCACGCAGGGTCTGGACATGAAGATCCTGCTTGATTACAACCGGCAGTACGACGGGCACTTCAGCTATCCGACGCTGCTGACTGGCACCGCCGAGAACAAGTCCGAGAGCACCAACGGGATGGGGCCGTCGCTGGATCAGGTTATCTCGGATGACCTTCGGACCAAAGGCGTCACCTTGACCGTTCCAGCGTTGCACCTGGGCGTGAAGTCCAGTCCGGGTGGCCAGCCCAGCACCTGGCGGGCGGCCATGCAAAAGAACGCGCCAGAGACCGATCCCAATCGGTTGTTCACCACGCTGTTCAGCAGCGCCGCGATGCCGACCATGCAGGTCGATACGTTGCGCCTGCGGCGGCAAAGCGTGCTGGACTATCTGAGCAAGGATCTCACCTCGTTCAGCGCGCGCTTGGGCACCGACGATCGCACGAAGATTCAGGCGCACCAGGCGTCGGTGCGTGAGCTGGAGATGGAGCTGCAGACGGCGACGACCATGCCGACCACCTGCATGCCGCCTGCCCAGCCCGCGACGGGCATCAAGGACAACCCGACGCTGATCAAATCGATGTTCGACCTGACGTCGGTGGCCTTGATTTGCGACGTCACCCGGGTGGCCACGTTCGATCTGTTCTGCGACGGCGGGGGTGACGGCAACTCGTTCCCGCAGGCTGGATCAACCCGCGATTACCACACCGTGGCGCACGACCAAAGCGCCTCGGTCGAGAAGACAAAGATCGACAACTGGCTGTTCACCCAGGTCGCCGGGATGATCAAGCAGCTCGATGGCGCCATGGAAGCGGGCGGCACGGTTCTGGATCACAGCGTGGTTCTGACCGCCACCGACATGGACAACGGCGCCAATCATTACATCGGCAACATCCCGTTCGTGTTGATCGGAAGCTGCGGCGGTTACTTCAAGACCGGTCGCATGGTCAAGTACAGCAAGATTCCGCACAACCGCTTGCTGGCCACCCTGGGCAACGCCATGGGCATGACCTTGACCAGCTTCGGCGCCAAGGGCTACGAAGGCACGCTGGACGATCTAGCAGCGTAG